The uncultured Sphaerochaeta sp. genome includes the window CAGGCCGCGCATATGCGGAACTCCTTCAAGGGTGCAAGCTTGAGGGAGTTTTTTTTGGCTCTTCAGTTGATCTCGATGCTCTCTATACATGAACATTTTTTCACCTATCTTCATGGGCGTATTCTCAAATATTCTAGACGTAGCACGTCATACGTGTTAGTCTGTATTTGAAAATGAGGGATTAGCCATGAAAACAACTGTCCGTACCAAGAAAACCCTGGCAGAGCAGACTGCTGATCGTTTGACAGAAACCATCATGAATGCTGAGTTCAAGACAGGGCAGCAGCTGCCCAGTGAATTCCAGCTTGCAGAAAAACTGGATGTTGGTAGGGGTACCATCAGGGAAGCGATCAAAATCCTGATATCCAGGCATGTTGTTGAGATCAAGCGGGGAACCGGTACGTTTGTAGCCGAAAGGCCGGGTCAGGTCGAGGACCCGCTAGGTCTGGCTTTCATCAAGGACAAGAAGAAACTGTCTATGGACCTGTATGAGATGCGCCTTATGATCGAACCCCAGATTGCTTCTCTCGCTGCCAGACGTGTAACCAAGGAAGGGATGATGAAGATTGAGGCATCCTTGCTGGCAATAGAGGCGAATATTGCAAGAGGGTTGCCTTGGACAGATGAAGATATCGCTTTTCATGAAACGATAGCACAGGCATCAGGCAATCAATTGGCATCAACGCTTATTCCGATCATCCATTCTGCTGTCAAAATCTTCGCTTACTTGTATGGAAAACCTCTCACCGAGACAACCATTGCAACACACCGTGAAATCTTGGACGCCATCAGGGCCAAGAATCCCGAACGTGCTGAGATTGCCATGAGAAAACACCTACAACGAAATAGAGTCTACGCTGAACACCTTAGAGAGACTACAGGAGACAATGCATGAGGGAAAATACCTACGACATCCTTATCATAGGGGGTGGAGTCATCGGATCATCTGTTGCGAGGGAACTTTCCAGATACCATCTTAGGATTGGTGTACTTGAGAAAGAGCTCGATGTGGCGTGCGGCAATTCTTGCAGGAATACCGGTATGCTTCATGCGGGTTTCACGTACAAGCCTGGTTCCCTGAAAGCCGAGTGTGCGGTGGAAGGGAATCGTGAGTTTGACCAGGTGGCAAAGGAACTGGATATACCCTTCAAGCGTACTGGCAAAGTGGTGGTAGGCTTTAGTGATGAGGACAGGCAAAACATCCTCAAGTTCAAGAGAATCGGTGAGTTGAACGGGGTGCGAGGCCTGGAGATGATCGACAAGGCCAGGCTGAACCAGATCGATAACAGCGCTGGGGGAGAGTTTGCCCTATACAGCCCAGATTCTGGCATCCTTAATCCGATGTTGTACACCATAGCCCTCGCAGAGAATGCCCATCAGAACGGTGTGGACTTTTTCTTTGACAGTGAAGTCAAGGCAATCAAAAGGCAGGGGGAGTACTTTCAGGTCTCAGCTGGTGATTCGGTTTTCTCCAGCCGCTGGATTGTAAACTGCGCCGGGATGCATTGTGTAACCATTTCGGAAATGCTGGGCTTGCATGGTCACCAGGTGAAGGGCTTCAAGGGAGAGTATTATGTGTTGGACAAGAAAGCCAAGGAGTTCATGAATATCCCCGTCTATCCAGCACCCAATGCAAAAGGGGGCTTCTCCACCCACGCAACACCTACTGTCGACGGAAACATCTTGGTCGGCCCTGATTCCTATATCACCGAGAGCCCTGACGATTATGCTTGCACTCGCGATCATATGCAGGGTCTCGTAAAAGACGGGTCGGCGATATTCAAGCATATGAAGGCTGAGTATTTCATCAGGAATTTTGCCGGGACCCGTTGGAAAAGGATAGACCCTGAGACAGGTGAGGTTCTGGACTTCCTTATTGAGACCAGAGATGACCATCCAGGTGTGGTGAACCTGATCGGAATAGAGTCTCCCGGGCTTACCTGCGCCCTACCTATTGCCCGCCGGGTGGTGGCAAAGATACAGGAAAAGGAAGTACTGGAGGTAAACAATGATTTCAATCCATATCGCAAGGGAATTGTACGTTTTGCAGAACAGTCGAAAGAACGGCAGAAAGAACTCATAGCCACTGATCCTGACTATGGGGAAATCATATGTCGATGCGAAACTGTTACACGAGCTGAGATTGTCCAGGCGATCAACAATCCCCTTGGGGCGGTGACCTTGACGGGCATCAAGAACCGAACCCGGGCCTGCATGGGTAGATGCCAAGGGGGGTACTGTGAAACACGAATCACAGCCCTGATCCAGGAGCAGTGCAAAGTAAAAGAACCAGAGGTGATGTACCAACACAAGGGCTCTGGGATGTTCATCGGCAAGGTAAGGGAGGTCCTGGATGGAGAATAAGG containing:
- a CDS encoding NAD(P)/FAD-dependent oxidoreductase — protein: MRENTYDILIIGGGVIGSSVARELSRYHLRIGVLEKELDVACGNSCRNTGMLHAGFTYKPGSLKAECAVEGNREFDQVAKELDIPFKRTGKVVVGFSDEDRQNILKFKRIGELNGVRGLEMIDKARLNQIDNSAGGEFALYSPDSGILNPMLYTIALAENAHQNGVDFFFDSEVKAIKRQGEYFQVSAGDSVFSSRWIVNCAGMHCVTISEMLGLHGHQVKGFKGEYYVLDKKAKEFMNIPVYPAPNAKGGFSTHATPTVDGNILVGPDSYITESPDDYACTRDHMQGLVKDGSAIFKHMKAEYFIRNFAGTRWKRIDPETGEVLDFLIETRDDHPGVVNLIGIESPGLTCALPIARRVVAKIQEKEVLEVNNDFNPYRKGIVRFAEQSKERQKELIATDPDYGEIICRCETVTRAEIVQAINNPLGAVTLTGIKNRTRACMGRCQGGYCETRITALIQEQCKVKEPEVMYQHKGSGMFIGKVREVLDGE
- a CDS encoding FadR/GntR family transcriptional regulator, producing MKTTVRTKKTLAEQTADRLTETIMNAEFKTGQQLPSEFQLAEKLDVGRGTIREAIKILISRHVVEIKRGTGTFVAERPGQVEDPLGLAFIKDKKKLSMDLYEMRLMIEPQIASLAARRVTKEGMMKIEASLLAIEANIARGLPWTDEDIAFHETIAQASGNQLASTLIPIIHSAVKIFAYLYGKPLTETTIATHREILDAIRAKNPERAEIAMRKHLQRNRVYAEHLRETTGDNA